The genomic region GTGGGGGAAGACACCGCATTCAGCCAGGCAGTCGCCCGCAACCTCTACAAACTCGCCGCCTACAAGGACGAGTACGAAGTCGCCCGCCTTCTCACCGATCCGGCATTCCTCAACGCCATACAGACCGAAGTCCCCGGGGGCGAACAGCTGACATACAAACTCCATCCGCCCACGCTCAAAGTGCTCGGACGCAACAGCAAAGTCGGATTCGGCCCCCGTACGCATATCGTTCTGCGGCTCCTACAACGGGGGAAGCGTCTACGCGGCACTCCTCTCGACCCATTCGGTTACACCGCGATGCGCCGCCTCGAACGCTCACTGTTGGCCCACTACGAGGAGCTGGTGCGCGAATTCGCCAGCACCCTAAGCACAGACAACTACGCCACCGCCATCGCTGTCGCTGAAGCACCTGACCTGATCCGCGGATACGAGGACGTCAAACTGCGCAACGTCGACCGCTACCGCGCCCGCCTGCACGAACTCGGCGTGGTCGCCGAGCAATTCTGAGAACCCGAGAGGCCACATCATGTCCATCGACACCGCTCCGACCGCACACCTTCCGAACGGCGAAACAATTGGGGTATTCGGACGGCCCGACTTCGCTGACGACACCCCACACGAGCAGGTTGTCTATTGCCACGATGCCGCCACCGGGCTGCAGGCAATCATCGCCATACACTCCACGACATTGGGTCCCGCGCTCGGCGGAACCCGCTTCTACCCCTACGCCGACGAACACGCCGCACTCACAGATGTACTGCGCCTTTCGCGTGGCATGACATACAAGGCGAGTGTCTCGGGCCTCGCTCTCGGTGGAGGCAAGGCGGTGATTATCGGAGATCCCGAGACAAGCAAGACTCCAGATCTGCTCCGCGCATACGGGCGCTTCGTCGAATCCCTTCGGGGCCGCTACATCACAGCCGCTGACGTCGGGACGACTGCTGACGACATGGACATCATCGGCGAAACCACCGACCGTGTTGTCTCGCGCACTGAGGCCGCAGGCGGCTCGGGTGACAGTGCGCCCCTGACCGCACTCGGTGTATTCCGCGCAATCGAGGCTGCAGCACAACATCTCTGGCAGTCGGCCGATCTCTCCGGTCGGGTAGTGGGAGTCGAGGGCACCGGAAAAGTCGGACTCCAGCTTGCCCTGCTGTTGACAGCCGCAGGAGCGTCCGTCGTCGCATCCGACATCAACCCGCAATCGTTGCAGCGCATAAGGACGCAGCTGCCCGCCGTTCGCACTGTCGAGACACTTCACGGCCTCGACCTGGATATCTACGCGCCCTGCGCGATGGGTGGCTCGTTGACGGAACGCAGTGTGGAGTCTCTTAGCGCCAAGATCGTCTGCGGCGCCGCCAACAATCAACTGAGCCGACCGGAGGTGGAGTTGTCTCTGCGTGATCGCGACATCGTCTGGGTGCCAGACTATGTCGCGAACAGCGGTGGTCTTATTCAGGTCGCCGGGGAAATCAAAGGGCAGACTCGCCAGGAAATGACGGCGGCCGTCGACCGCATCGCCGACACTGTCACCGACATC from Mycolicibacterium sp. YH-1 harbors:
- a CDS encoding Glu/Leu/Phe/Val dehydrogenase dimerization domain-containing protein, yielding MSIDTAPTAHLPNGETIGVFGRPDFADDTPHEQVVYCHDAATGLQAIIAIHSTTLGPALGGTRFYPYADEHAALTDVLRLSRGMTYKASVSGLALGGGKAVIIGDPETSKTPDLLRAYGRFVESLRGRYITAADVGTTADDMDIIGETTDRVVSRTEAAGGSGDSAPLTALGVFRAIEAAAQHLWQSADLSGRVVGVEGTGKVGLQLALLLTAAGASVVASDINPQSLQRIRTQLPAVRTVETLHGLDLDIYAPCAMGGSLTERSVESLSAKIVCGAANNQLSRPEVELSLRDRDIVWVPDYVANSGGLIQVAGEIKGQTRQEMTAAVDRIADTVTDILQARRETDNLAGRAASALARRNLGFTP